From the genome of Methanothermobacter sp., one region includes:
- a CDS encoding cupin domain-containing protein — protein MKEKTKEIGARIKELRELSNITVEEMADHLGVPKETYEKYETGEEDIPASILFEIAHKLGVDMGLLLTGEEARMHIFTVTRKGKGVKVERRKQYKYESLAEKFIHKKAEPFIVTVEPREDKPEMNSHPGQEFNYILEGSIRFYIHNNEIILNEGDSIFFDSSYPHAMEALNGKRAKFLAIIM, from the coding sequence ATGAAAGAAAAAACTAAAGAGATAGGTGCAAGGATAAAAGAGTTAAGAGAACTTTCAAATATCACAGTAGAAGAGATGGCAGACCACTTAGGGGTTCCTAAGGAAACTTATGAGAAATATGAGACAGGAGAAGAAGACATACCCGCCAGCATATTATTCGAGATAGCTCATAAACTTGGCGTTGACATGGGACTTCTTCTCACAGGAGAAGAAGCTAGGATGCATATTTTCACTGTCACAAGGAAAGGTAAAGGTGTTAAAGTTGAAAGACGCAAACAGTACAAGTATGAAAGCCTCGCCGAGAAATTCATTCATAAGAAGGCGGAACCATTCATAGTAACGGTAGAACCCAGAGAAGATAAACCAGAGATGAACAGCCACCCAGGACAAGAATTCAACTACATCCTAGAAGGTAGCATAAGATTCTATATCCACAACAATGAGATAATACTTAACGAAGGCGACTCAATATTCTTTGATTCATCATATCCACATGCAATGGAGGCCCTCAACGGCAAAAGGGCAAAATTCCTAGCCATAATAATGTAA